Proteins encoded together in one Carya illinoinensis cultivar Pawnee chromosome 3, C.illinoinensisPawnee_v1, whole genome shotgun sequence window:
- the LOC122302987 gene encoding E3 ubiquitin-protein ligase CIP8, producing MSQFDEFTLHEPDPSPTDPHAHSHTQSIDPLARRRTFISSVTDRNPFDSQSYDSDWFSDLGSASDRDVGRFLNDLFERRSDDGYDLHAFDVPGSGSDPFSEFEFEFANGGEFGSDQEELPGIGFGFEIEFDAQYSAGDGLRVAGLDSESDPSVEFNSEDSNFRLENFCLEEQRTGLEGFEWEEVEEGVFNQRENLGIMVEGVEELSVGSSEEVGVRNLEWEILLGANMRLERAFDADSDSDSYLAAFQDEYDAEPAEYDTIFGRFGDNGRGSPPAAKRVVENLPFVELTVEELQTNALVCAVCKDAIVVEEKVRRLPCSHYYHGDCIVPWLSIRNTCPVCRYELPTEDTE from the coding sequence ATGTCGCAGTTCGACGAATTCACTCTCCATGAACCAGACCCGAGCCCAACCGACCCTCATGCACATTCTCATACCCAATCCATCGATCCCCTCGCACGTCGCCGTACATTTATTTCCTCCGTCACCGACCGCAACCCTTTTGATTCCCAAAGTTATGACTCTGATTGGTTTTCCGATTTGGGCTCCGCCTCGGACCGGGACGTGGGCCGCTTCCTCAACGATCTCTTCGAGCGCCGATCTGATGATGGTTATGATTTACACGCTTTCGATGTTCCTGGCTCGGGCTCCGACCCCTTTTCCGAGTTCGAGTTCGAGTTCGCAAATGGTGGTGAATTCGGATCGGATCAAGAGGAACTTCCGGGTATAGGGTTTGGATTTGAAATTGAATTCGATGCGCAGTACTCAGCTGGCGATGGTCTCCGCGTTGCTGGACTTGATTCTGAGTCGGACCCGAGTGTGGAATTCAATTCCGAGGATTCGAATTTTCGCTTGGAAAACTTTTGTTTGGAGGAGCAGAGGACTGGGCTTGAGGGTTTCGAATGGGAGGAAGTTGAGGAAGGCGTTTTTAATCAGAGAGAAAACCTAGGCATAATGGTCGAGGGGGTCGAAGAGTTATCGGTTGGTTCATCCGAAGAAGTAGGGGTGCGAAATCTTGAGTGGGAAATTCTATTAGGTGCGAATATGAGGTTAGAACGTGCATTTGATGCGGATTCAGATTCGGATTCGTATCTAGCGGCATTTCAGGATGAATATGATGCGGAACCGGCTGAATATGATACCATTTTTGGGCGATTTGGGGATAACGGAAGGGGCAGCCCTCCGGCAGCGAAAAGGGTTGTGGAGAATCTTCCTTTTGTGGAGTTAACGGTGGAGGAATTGCAGACTAACGCTTTGGTCTGTGCAGTTTGTAAGGACGCGATTGTAGTGGAGGAAAAGGTGAGGCGGCTTCCCTGTTCTCATTATTATCACGGGGATTGCATTGTGCCGTGGTTGAGTATAAGGAATACCTGTCCTGTTTGTCGGTATGAATTACCCACCGAGGATACGGAGTAG
- the LOC122302988 gene encoding pentatricopeptide repeat-containing protein At3g02330, mitochondrial, which produces MAHHHFPHLRLLRFSSSPSVSLFKTPQVCTFCTVALDQTTPRRWKTFSHIFQECSDRRALSPGKQGHARMIVTGFQPTVFVTNCLMQMYVKCHSLEYAFDVFDRMPARDTVSWNTMIFGYAGCRKMGIARSFFDTMRERDVVSWNSLISGYLQSGDYRESIDIFMMMGRMGMVFDETTFAVSLKVCSVMEDFVLGTQMHGNALRRGFDNDLVTGSALINMYAKCKKLDDSLSVFHEMPEKNWVSWSAVIAGCVQNDQFIESFELFKKMQKAGVSVSQSIYASVFRSCAGLSAFRLGTQLHGHALKADLGSDVIVGTATLDMYAKCYSMLEARKLFNSLPTRTLQSYNAIIVGYVRSDQGFEALELFRLLQKCSLGFDEISISAALSACGVMKGNLEGLQLHGLAAKCSLRSNVCVANAMLDMYGKCGALFEARRVFDEMLQRDAVSWNAIIVAHEQNENEEETLALFVSMLMSRMEPDEFTYGSVLKACAGQQALHFGMEIHGRLIKSRMGLKSFVGGALVDMYCKCGMMEEAEKIHDRTDEPAMVSWNAIISGFSLQNQSESAQRFFSQMLEKGINPDNFTYATVLDTCANLATVGLGKQIHAQIIKLELQPDVYVTSTLVDMYSKCGNMQDSILMFNKAPRRDPVTWNAMICGYAYHGLGEEALATFENMQLENLKPNHATFVSVLRACGHIGHVEKGLHYFQSMLSDYGLNPQLEHYSCMVDILGKSGKVNEALKLIQEMPFEADAVIWRTLLSICKIHGNVEVAEKAANFILQLDPQDSAVYVLLSNIYADAGMWDEVTEMRKVMRQNYLKKEPGCSWIEVKDEVHAFLVGDKAHPRCKDVYEKLDMLTEEMKWVGYLPDIDFVPEEEIEELQEQEELRACIDVI; this is translated from the coding sequence ATGGCTCATCATCACTTCCCTCATCTTCGGTTACTAAGGTTTTCGTCTTCCCCTTCGGTGTCCCTATTCAAAACTCCGCAAGTTTGTACATTTTGTACCGTTGCGCTCGACCAAACAACACCCAGAAGGTGGAAAACCTTTTCCCACATCTTCCAAGAATGCTCGGATCGTCGAGCTCTAAGTCCGGGAAAACAAGGCCATGCACGCATGATAGTTACTGGGTTTCAGCCTACCGTCTTTGTTACAAATTGTTTGATGCAAATGTATGTGAAGTGTCATAGTTTGGAGTATGCTTTTGATGTGTTTGATAGAATGCCGGCACGGGACACGGTATCTTGGAATACGATGATTTTTGGATACGCAGGATGTCGGAAGATGGGGATTGCGCGGTCCTTTTTTGATACAATGCGTGAGAGAGATGTGGTGTCATGGAATTCTTTGATTTCGGGGTACTTGCAAAGTGGTGATTATCGAGAGTCGATTGATATATTTATGATGATGGGGAGAATGGGGATGGTGTTCGACGAAACTACATTTGCAGTTTCTTTAAAAGTGTGTTCTGTCATGGAAGACTTTGTCTTGGGGACTCAGATGCATGGAAATGCTCTGCGAAGAGGTTTTGATAATGATTTGGTAACAGGAAGTGCCCTCATAAATATGTATGCCAAATGTAAGAAATTAGATGACTCTCTTTCTGTTTTCCACGAGATGCCTGAGAAGAATTGGGTTTCTTGGAGCGCTGTTATTGCTGGCTGTGTTCAGAATGATCAGTTCATTGAGAGCTTTGAACTGTTCAAGAAGATGCAGAAGGCAGGAGTCAGTGTTAGTCAATCTATTTATGCTAGTGTTTTCAGGTCCTGTGCAGGGTTATCTGCATTTAGGTTAGGTACTCAGTTGCATGGACATGCCTTAAAGGCTGACTTAGGATCTGATGTCATTGTGGGAACTGCCACTTTGGATATGTATGCAAAATGTTACAGCATGCTTGAAGCTCGAAAGCTATTTAACTCATTGCCAACCCGCACTTTGCAATCGTACAATGCCATTATTGTGGGGTATGTTCGAAGTGATCAAGGTTTTGAAGCTCTAGAACTATTTCGGCTTTTGCAGAAATGTAGCCTTGGTTTTGATGAGATAAGCATATCTGCTGCACTTAGCGCTTGTGGAGTGATGAAAGGAAATTTGGAGGGGCTTCAACTACATGGATTAGCAGCTAAGTGTAGTTTGAGGTCAAATGTTTGTGTGGCAAATGCCATGTTGGACATGTATGGTAAATGTGGAGCTCTTTTTGAAGCTCGTCGTGTGTTTGATGAGATGCTACAAAGAGATGCAGTGTCTTGGAATGCAATTATTGTCGCTCATGAGCAGAATGAAAATGAAGAGGAAACACTTGCACTCTTTGTTTCAATGCTTATGTCAAGAATGGAACCTGATGAGTTCACCTATGGCAGTGTTTTAAAAGCTTGTGCAGGTCAGCAAGCTTTACACTTTGGCATGGAGATCCATGGCAGACTTATCAAGTCCAGAATGGGGTTGAAGTCATTTGTTGGAGGTGCTCTTGTTGATATGTACTGCAAGTGTGGCATGATGGAAGAGGCAGAAAAGATCCATGATAGAACAGATGAACCAGCAATGGTTTCGTGGAATGCCATAATTTCTGGATTCTCGCTACAAAACCAAAGTGAGAGTGCTCAGAGATTCTTTTCTCAGATGTTGGAGAAGGGTATAAACCCCGATAACTTCACATATGCAACAGTTCTGGATACTTGTGCTAATTTAGCCACCGTTGGACTTGGGAAACAAATCCATGCTCAAATCATTAAGCTGGAATTGCAACCAGATGTGTATGTAACTAGCACTCTTGTCGATATGTACTCAAAATGTGGGAACATGCAAGACTCCATACTAATGTTCAATAAAGCACCTAGGCGAGATCCTGTGACATGGAACGCCATGATTTGTGGCTATGCTTACCATGGTCTTGGAGAAGAGGCCCTtgcaacttttgagaatatgcAGCTTGAAAACTTGAAACCAAACCATGCTACTTTTGTTTCAGTTCTCAGAGCTTGTGGTCACATTGGACATGTTGAGAAAGGATTGCATTACTTCCAATCCATGCTAAGTGACTATGGTTTAAATCCTCAGTTGGAGCATTATTCATGTATGGTCGATATATTAGGCAAGTCTGGGAAAGTTAACGAGGCTTTGAAGCTTATTCAAGAGATGCCTTTTGAAGCTGATGCTGTTATATGGAGAACTCTGCTTAGTATTTGCAAGATCCATGGGAATGTAGAGGTGGCAGAAAAAGCAGCCAATTTTATCCTGCAATTAGACCCTCAAGACTCTGCTGTTTATGTCCTGCTATCAAATATCTATGCTGATGCAGGTATGTGGGATGAGGTTACAGAGATGAGAAAAGTAATGaggcaaaattatttaaagaagGAACCTGGTTGTAGTTGGATAGAGGTAAAAGATGAAGTTCACGCATTTCTTGTTGGTGACAAGGCTCATCCTAGATGCAAAGATGTATATGAGAAGCTTGACATGCTAACTGAGGAGATGAAGTGGGTCGGGTATCTACCagacattgattttgtgcctgAGGAAGAGATTGAGGAACTCCAAGAGCAAGAAGAGCTAAGAGCATGCATAGATGTTATATAG